The Aquipuribacter hungaricus region CTCCACCAACGGGCGCAGCAGGGCCTCCGCGTCGCCCGCGGGCTCGTCGGAGCCGACCTCGAAGGTCACCTCGACCGGCCGGGGCAGGCCGGTGGTGTCCTCGGTGGCCGCGTCGGTGGCCTCGTCCGTGGCGTCGTCCGTGGCACCGGGCGAGGCGGGACCCGTCTGCTCCCCGCTCGGCCCGGCCTCGCCCGTCTCCTCCTGGGTCGGTTCGGCCTGGTCCGTCTGCTCCAGGCCCGTCTGGTCGGGGGCCGGCTGTCCCTGGTCCGGCTGCGCCTGGCCGGTCTGCTGCGTCTCTGCCTGTTCCTGGCCGGCCGCGACGGTGCCGGCGGTCCCGCCCCCGCCGGCGACCGACACCTGCGCGGACACGAGCGTGACGACGACGAGCGCCCCCACGAGGACCGCGGGGACAGGCGACCGGTCCCGGGGCTCGTGGTACCGCGCGCCCCCGCCGTCCGCGGGCACCGTCAGACCTCCCCGCCGCGCAGCTCCTGGCGCAGCCGGGCGATCTCGGCGTCCCGCGCGCGCAGGTCCTCCTCGAGGTGGCCCTCGAGCAG contains the following coding sequences:
- a CDS encoding OmpA family protein encodes the protein MPADGGGARYHEPRDRSPVPAVLVGALVVVTLVSAQVSVAGGGGTAGTVAAGQEQAETQQTGQAQPDQGQPAPDQTGLEQTDQAEPTQEETGEAGPSGEQTGPASPGATDDATDEATDAATEDTTGLPRPVEVTFEVGSDEPAGDAEALLRPLVEALLDDPSARVRVVGHASPSNDPVLEEQLSLRRAETVLDVLADEGLPAGRADVVAAGSTQAGRSVSGTDRRVTVEVVPG